From the Streptomyces sp. Tu 2975 genome, one window contains:
- a CDS encoding acetate--CoA ligase family protein, which translates to MLGSTHGTLTSDLRARVVACGERPGNAVHEAAGPAASTGDLDVSGRPLYAPVPDLDRFFRPSSVAVVGASDTEGRPNTGITRRLVDWAARVGARLHPVHPTRPSVFGLDCVTSVADLPGPVDLAVLLVRDPLPLIPQLGELKVPFAVAFASGYAETGEEGAAAQARLAAAVGRSGVRLLGPNTNLNAFETFRDDLEGPAIALITQSGHQGRPVFTLQELGIRLSHWAPTGNEADLETADFISYFAERPEVGSIACYVEGLKDGRSFVLAADRAARRGVPVVAVKVGRTDTGARTAASHTGKLTGSDQVVDAAMRQFGVIRVDGLDELQDTAALLARARRPAGDGVAVYSISGGTGAHFADLATAAGLRIPRLSDARQAELHQWIPPYLNVSNPIDNGGHPVGDHRGRKIIDAILADPDVDVLICPITGPFPPMSDRLAQDLVDAAETTDKLVCVVWGSPAGTEEAYRTTLLGSSRVATFRTFSNCITAVRAHLSHHRFTSCYRSPFDEAPRTPSLSYRKAQALMRPGEQLSEHAAKQLLRAYGIRVPREQLVTSAAASVRAAALVGYPVVMKASAPQLAHKTELGLVKIGLTSASQVRDSYRELVDIARYEGVDLDGVLVCQMVERGVETVVGVAPDELFGPTVTVGLGGVLVEVLHDTAVRVPPFGEDQARAMLGELRGRALFDGVRGGPPVDVDALVEVVLRVQRMALELGDQLAELEVNPLMVLPRGQGAVALDALAVCR; encoded by the coding sequence ATGCTCGGATCAACGCACGGCACCCTCACCTCCGACCTTCGCGCGCGCGTCGTCGCCTGCGGCGAGCGCCCCGGAAACGCCGTCCACGAAGCCGCCGGACCCGCCGCGTCCACAGGCGACCTCGATGTGAGCGGCCGGCCCCTGTACGCGCCGGTGCCCGACCTGGACCGGTTCTTCCGCCCCTCCTCCGTCGCGGTCGTCGGGGCATCGGACACCGAGGGCAGGCCCAACACCGGCATCACCCGCCGACTCGTCGACTGGGCCGCCCGCGTAGGCGCCCGTCTGCACCCCGTGCACCCCACCCGGCCCTCCGTCTTCGGTCTCGACTGTGTAACCTCCGTCGCGGATCTGCCGGGCCCCGTCGACCTCGCCGTACTGCTGGTCCGCGACCCGCTCCCGCTGATCCCGCAACTCGGCGAGCTCAAGGTGCCGTTCGCGGTCGCGTTCGCCTCCGGGTACGCGGAGACCGGCGAAGAAGGCGCCGCCGCCCAGGCACGGCTGGCGGCCGCCGTGGGGCGCTCCGGTGTACGGCTGCTGGGCCCCAACACCAATCTCAACGCCTTCGAGACGTTCCGCGACGACCTCGAAGGGCCGGCGATCGCGCTCATCACCCAGTCCGGCCACCAGGGCAGGCCCGTGTTCACCCTTCAGGAGCTCGGGATACGACTCTCCCACTGGGCGCCTACCGGCAACGAGGCCGACCTCGAGACCGCCGACTTCATCTCGTACTTCGCCGAACGCCCGGAGGTCGGCTCCATCGCCTGCTACGTGGAGGGGCTGAAGGACGGGCGCTCCTTCGTGCTCGCCGCCGACCGGGCGGCCCGGCGCGGGGTGCCGGTCGTCGCCGTCAAGGTCGGCCGCACCGACACCGGGGCGCGGACGGCCGCCTCGCACACCGGCAAACTCACCGGCAGCGACCAGGTCGTGGACGCGGCGATGCGGCAGTTCGGCGTCATCCGTGTCGACGGGCTCGATGAACTCCAGGACACGGCGGCGCTGCTCGCGCGTGCGCGGCGCCCGGCCGGCGACGGCGTCGCCGTCTACTCGATCTCCGGCGGCACCGGCGCCCACTTCGCGGACCTGGCGACCGCCGCGGGACTGCGGATCCCACGGCTGAGCGACGCCCGGCAGGCCGAACTGCACCAGTGGATACCGCCCTATCTGAACGTCTCCAACCCCATCGACAACGGCGGACATCCGGTGGGCGACCACCGCGGCCGCAAGATCATCGACGCGATCCTGGCCGACCCGGACGTGGACGTGCTGATCTGCCCGATCACCGGGCCCTTCCCGCCGATGAGCGACAGGCTCGCCCAGGACCTGGTCGACGCGGCGGAGACCACCGACAAGCTGGTGTGCGTGGTGTGGGGGTCCCCGGCCGGCACGGAGGAGGCGTACCGGACCACGCTGCTCGGCTCCTCGCGTGTCGCCACCTTCCGCACCTTCTCCAACTGCATCACGGCCGTGCGCGCCCACCTGTCCCACCACCGGTTCACGTCCTGCTACCGCTCCCCGTTCGACGAGGCGCCGCGCACCCCCTCCCTCTCGTACCGCAAGGCTCAGGCGCTGATGCGGCCCGGCGAGCAGCTGAGCGAGCACGCGGCGAAGCAGCTGCTGCGGGCCTACGGGATCCGCGTGCCCCGCGAACAGCTGGTGACGAGCGCTGCGGCGTCGGTACGGGCGGCGGCCCTGGTGGGCTACCCGGTCGTGATGAAGGCGTCGGCGCCGCAGCTCGCGCACAAGACCGAGCTGGGCCTCGTCAAGATCGGCCTGACCTCGGCGAGCCAGGTGCGCGACAGCTACCGCGAGCTCGTCGACATCGCCCGCTACGAGGGCGTGGACCTCGACGGCGTGCTGGTGTGCCAGATGGTGGAGCGGGGCGTCGAGACGGTCGTCGGGGTCGCGCCGGACGAACTGTTCGGCCCCACCGTGACCGTCGGCCTCGGCGGGGTGCTGGTGGAGGTGCTGCACGACACCGCCGTACGCGTCCCGCCCTTCGGCGAGGACCAGGCACGGGCGATGCTCGGCGAACTGCGCGGCCGGGCCCTGTTCGACGGCGTACGGGGCGGCCCGCCGGTGGACGTGGACGCACTCGTCGAGGTGGTCCTGCGGGTGCAGCGGATGGCGCTCGAACTGGGCGACCAGCTCGCGGAACTGGAGGTCAACCCGCTGATGGTGCTGCCGCGCGGGCAGGGCGCGGTGGCGCTGGACGCGCTGGCGGTGTGCCGGTGA
- a CDS encoding NAD(P)/FAD-dependent oxidoreductase: MADEKDSDRYPGIDRTNDRPVYVVGGGPGGLAAAAALRRRGVRAVVLERSESVGASWRRHYDRLHLHTTRRLSALPGLPMPRSFGRWVSRDDVVRYLDKYAEFHALEIVTGVEVSRIEPAGDDWLLHATGGRRLTGRAVVVATGYNHTPHLPDWPGRDAYQGRLLHAAEYRNPGPFAGKDVLVVGVGNTGAEIAVDLMEGGAARVRLAVRTVPHIVRRSTAGWPAQRTGILVRRLPVRLVDRAGEVMSRIAVPDLAAQGLPRPDTGLYSRVKEGAVPVQDVGLIDAVRTGRVEPVAALESFDDGKAVLADGTRMSPDAVIAATGYRRGLEGMVGHLGVLDERGRPVVHGGRTPAQAPGLYFTGYTNPISGMLREMAIDARKIAKALA, encoded by the coding sequence ATGGCCGACGAAAAGGACTCCGACAGATACCCGGGCATCGACCGGACGAACGACCGCCCGGTGTACGTAGTCGGCGGCGGCCCCGGCGGTCTCGCCGCCGCGGCCGCGCTGCGGCGGCGGGGCGTACGGGCGGTGGTGCTCGAGAGGTCCGAGTCGGTCGGCGCCTCCTGGCGGCGGCACTACGACCGGCTCCATCTGCACACCACCCGCAGGCTCTCCGCGCTGCCCGGCCTGCCGATGCCCCGCTCGTTCGGCCGCTGGGTCTCGCGTGACGACGTCGTCCGCTACCTCGACAAGTACGCGGAGTTCCACGCACTGGAGATCGTCACCGGCGTCGAGGTGTCCCGCATCGAGCCGGCCGGGGACGACTGGCTGCTGCACGCCACCGGCGGCCGTCGGCTGACCGGGCGGGCGGTCGTGGTGGCCACGGGCTACAACCACACCCCGCATCTGCCCGACTGGCCGGGCCGCGACGCGTACCAGGGCCGGCTGCTGCACGCCGCCGAGTACCGCAACCCCGGACCCTTCGCGGGCAAGGACGTGCTCGTCGTCGGCGTGGGCAACACCGGCGCCGAGATCGCCGTCGACCTCATGGAGGGCGGCGCCGCACGCGTACGGCTGGCCGTGCGCACCGTCCCGCACATCGTGCGCCGCTCCACCGCGGGCTGGCCCGCCCAGCGCACCGGCATCCTGGTCCGCCGGCTCCCGGTGCGGCTGGTGGACCGGGCGGGCGAGGTCATGAGCAGGATCGCCGTACCCGACCTGGCCGCACAAGGGCTGCCGCGCCCGGACACGGGCCTGTACTCGCGCGTCAAGGAGGGCGCCGTTCCCGTGCAGGACGTCGGCCTGATAGACGCCGTGCGCACGGGCAGGGTGGAGCCCGTCGCCGCCCTCGAGTCGTTCGACGACGGCAAGGCGGTGCTGGCCGACGGTACCCGGATGTCCCCGGACGCCGTGATCGCCGCGACCGGCTACCGGCGTGGCCTGGAGGGCATGGTGGGACACCTCGGCGTGCTCGACGAGCGTGGCCGGCCCGTCGTCCACGGCGGCCGTACCCCGGCGCAGGCGCCGGGCCTGTACTTCACCGGCTACACCAATCCGATCAGTGGCATGCTCCGCGAGATGGCGATCGACGCCCGCAAGATCGCGAAGGCGCTGGCGTAG
- a CDS encoding Zn-ribbon domain-containing OB-fold protein, translating into MARHPSTPGIDDFTRPYWDAAAAGRLLIRRCADCGRAHHYPREFCPHCWSDDVGWERAAGHATLYTWSVVHRNDLPPFTDRVPYTAALVELAEGVRMMTEVVECEPDRLAVGMELTVAFRTGEDGVSVPVFRPAGPPQGQSSSRSHFPPAARR; encoded by the coding sequence ATGGCCCGGCATCCGTCGACGCCCGGCATCGACGACTTCACCCGCCCCTACTGGGACGCGGCCGCCGCGGGCCGACTGCTGATCCGCCGCTGCGCCGACTGCGGGCGGGCGCACCACTATCCGCGCGAGTTCTGCCCGCACTGCTGGAGCGACGACGTGGGCTGGGAGCGGGCCGCCGGCCACGCCACGCTCTACACCTGGTCCGTCGTGCACCGCAACGACCTGCCGCCCTTCACGGACCGCGTGCCCTACACGGCGGCGCTGGTCGAACTCGCCGAAGGAGTACGGATGATGACCGAGGTCGTGGAGTGCGAGCCGGACCGGCTGGCCGTCGGGATGGAGCTGACGGTCGCCTTCCGTACGGGAGAGGACGGCGTCAGCGTCCCGGTCTTCCGGCCGGCCGGACCCCCTCAGGGCCAGAGCAGTTCCCGCTCCCACTTCCCACCGGCGGCCCGCCGGTAG
- a CDS encoding pyridoxal 5'-phosphate synthase, giving the protein MNHEERDPQAAFRALLHAQRVWDVVLPGFDPAGAPGEPLPLFHRWFGEAVAAGQPEPHTMTLATVDAQGRPDARIVMLHDADEHGWHFASHATSAKGRQLVAAPEASLVFYWATQGRQVRVRGRVVPTTAEESAADLHARSTGALAAALTGRQSDVLGSVEELARASQAAWEKARVEPDAPVPTWTRYVLRPREAEFFQGDEQRRHVRLRYRRAAGGKWERELLWP; this is encoded by the coding sequence ATGAACCATGAAGAGCGCGACCCGCAGGCGGCCTTCCGCGCCCTGTTGCACGCGCAGCGCGTCTGGGACGTCGTGCTGCCCGGGTTCGACCCGGCCGGCGCGCCCGGTGAGCCGCTGCCGCTGTTCCACCGGTGGTTCGGCGAGGCCGTGGCGGCCGGCCAGCCGGAGCCGCACACCATGACCCTGGCGACGGTGGACGCCCAGGGGCGTCCGGACGCGCGGATCGTGATGCTCCACGACGCCGACGAACACGGCTGGCACTTCGCCTCGCACGCCACCAGCGCGAAGGGCCGGCAGCTGGTGGCCGCGCCGGAGGCGTCGCTCGTCTTCTACTGGGCCACGCAGGGCCGCCAGGTCAGGGTAAGGGGCCGGGTCGTCCCCACCACCGCGGAAGAGAGCGCGGCGGATCTGCACGCCCGCTCGACGGGCGCGCTGGCGGCGGCGCTGACCGGGCGGCAGAGCGATGTGCTGGGCTCCGTGGAGGAGTTGGCGCGTGCCTCGCAGGCCGCGTGGGAGAAGGCGCGGGTCGAGCCGGACGCACCGGTGCCGACATGGACCCGGTATGTGCTCCGGCCGCGCGAGGCCGAGTTCTTCCAGGGCGACGAACAGCGCCGGCATGTGCGGCTGCGCTACCGGCGGGCCGCCGGTGGGAAGTGGGAGCGGGAACTGCTCTGGCCCTGA
- a CDS encoding acetyl-CoA acetyltransferase, with protein MPTTPRKVAVVGTALSDCGRVDGLTPYALHAQAARRALADSGLDRSVVDGLASTGLGTFAPAEVAEYLGLRPLWVDSTAVGGASWEVMAAHAADAVAAGHANVVLLVYGSTARADIKAGRRTSDLSFGTRGPLQFEVPYGHTLVAKYAMAARRHMHRYGTTLEQLAQVAVQARANAAANEDAMFRDPITVDDVLDGPVIADPFTKLHCCIRSDGGCAVLLAAEEYVPDTAKDPVWILGTGEHVSHTTMSEWDDFTVSPAAVSGRLAFERAGVRPDEIDIAEIYDAFTYMTLVTLEDLGFCAKGEGGAFVEQRRLLRDGELPVNTDGGGLSACHPGMRGLFLLVEAVRQLRGEAGAHQVRGPGGRLPALAVASGTGGWFCSSGTVVLGRG; from the coding sequence ATGCCCACCACACCGCGCAAGGTCGCCGTCGTCGGCACGGCCCTCTCGGACTGCGGCCGCGTCGACGGCCTCACCCCGTACGCGCTGCACGCCCAGGCGGCCCGCCGGGCGCTCGCCGACTCCGGCCTGGATCGCTCCGTCGTGGACGGACTCGCCTCGACCGGTCTCGGCACCTTCGCGCCGGCCGAGGTCGCCGAGTACCTCGGCCTGCGGCCCCTCTGGGTGGACTCCACGGCGGTCGGCGGAGCGAGCTGGGAGGTCATGGCGGCGCACGCGGCCGACGCCGTCGCCGCCGGTCACGCCAATGTGGTCCTGTTGGTCTACGGGTCCACCGCCCGAGCCGACATCAAGGCGGGACGGCGTACCTCCGACCTGTCCTTCGGCACCCGTGGCCCGCTCCAGTTCGAGGTGCCGTACGGGCACACCCTCGTCGCCAAGTACGCGATGGCCGCGCGCCGCCACATGCACCGGTACGGCACGACCCTGGAGCAACTCGCCCAGGTCGCGGTCCAGGCGCGGGCCAACGCCGCCGCCAACGAGGACGCCATGTTCCGTGATCCGATCACCGTCGACGACGTGCTGGACGGCCCGGTGATCGCCGACCCGTTCACCAAGCTGCACTGCTGCATCCGCAGCGACGGCGGCTGCGCGGTGCTGCTGGCCGCGGAGGAGTACGTACCGGACACGGCGAAGGACCCGGTGTGGATCCTCGGCACCGGTGAGCACGTGTCCCACACCACCATGTCGGAGTGGGACGACTTCACCGTCTCCCCCGCGGCGGTGAGCGGCCGGCTCGCCTTCGAGCGGGCGGGGGTGCGGCCCGACGAGATCGACATCGCGGAGATCTACGACGCCTTCACCTATATGACCCTGGTGACGCTGGAGGATCTCGGCTTCTGCGCCAAGGGCGAGGGCGGCGCCTTCGTCGAGCAGCGGCGGCTGCTGCGGGACGGGGAGCTGCCGGTCAACACCGACGGAGGCGGCCTCTCCGCCTGCCACCCCGGCATGCGGGGGCTGTTCCTCCTGGTGGAGGCCGTGCGGCAGCTGCGGGGCGAGGCCGGCGCCCACCAGGTACGGGGGCCGGGCGGGCGGCTGCCGGCGCTCGCGGTGGCGTCGGGGACGGGCGGCTGGTTCTGCTCGTCGGGGACGGTGGTGCTGGGGCGGGGCTGA
- a CDS encoding enoyl-CoA hydratase-related protein translates to MPVSPEVRHTLSDGVSWITLDRPKAMNALTWEQRERIIDLLAAASSDPAVRAVVVTATGQGFCAGADLRGAPPRERVPGDVARTIRLGAQRLIGSVLDCEKPVIAAVNGTAAGIGAHLAFACDLVLAAEEARFIEVFVRRGLVPDGGGAYLLPRLIGPQRAKELMFFGDALPAPEALRMGLVNRVVPAADLDRTAREWAARLAAGPTRALALTKHLVNTSLDADRATSFAAEAVSQELNMTTRDAQEGVASFVERRAARFEGR, encoded by the coding sequence GTGCCGGTGAGCCCTGAGGTGCGGCACACCCTGTCGGACGGCGTCTCCTGGATCACCCTCGACCGCCCGAAGGCTATGAACGCCCTCACCTGGGAGCAACGGGAGCGGATCATCGACCTGCTCGCCGCCGCGTCCTCGGACCCGGCGGTGCGCGCCGTCGTCGTCACGGCAACGGGCCAGGGCTTCTGCGCGGGCGCCGACCTGCGGGGGGCTCCGCCGCGAGAACGCGTCCCGGGGGACGTCGCCCGGACCATCCGGCTCGGCGCGCAGCGGCTGATCGGGTCGGTGCTGGACTGCGAGAAGCCGGTGATCGCGGCGGTCAACGGCACGGCGGCCGGTATCGGCGCGCATCTGGCCTTCGCCTGCGACCTGGTCCTGGCGGCGGAAGAGGCCCGCTTCATCGAGGTGTTCGTACGACGGGGGCTGGTGCCGGACGGTGGCGGGGCCTATCTGCTGCCCCGCCTGATCGGCCCGCAGCGCGCGAAGGAGCTGATGTTCTTCGGCGACGCCCTCCCCGCGCCCGAGGCGCTGCGCATGGGCCTCGTCAACCGGGTCGTCCCCGCGGCGGACCTGGACAGGACGGCCCGCGAATGGGCCGCCCGCCTCGCCGCCGGTCCGACCCGGGCGCTCGCCCTCACCAAGCACCTGGTGAACACCTCCCTCGACGCGGACCGCGCCACGTCGTTCGCCGCGGAGGCCGTGTCCCAGGAACTCAACATGACCACCCGCGACGCCCAGGAGGGTGTGGCGAGCTTCGTGGAGCGCAGGGCGGCGCGTTTCGAGGGGCGGTAG
- a CDS encoding DoxX family membrane protein, translating into MRTILLTGAEWTAVLRIGLGLWWLESWRHKDREGWLRRGTGITWAAGVAAEHRWQFVRTGFDKVVAPRPKAMAYLVVHAELALGLGLISGFLTPVALVGGLLLNLLYLVLMIHDWAEQGQNAMMALISLVALFAMSWQVWSLDDAIGLF; encoded by the coding sequence ATGCGGACGATATTGCTCACCGGTGCCGAATGGACCGCCGTTCTGCGCATCGGCCTCGGCCTGTGGTGGCTGGAGAGCTGGCGCCACAAGGACCGCGAAGGCTGGCTCCGACGCGGTACGGGTATCACCTGGGCGGCCGGCGTCGCCGCGGAGCACCGCTGGCAGTTCGTCCGGACCGGCTTCGACAAGGTGGTGGCACCCCGGCCCAAGGCGATGGCGTACCTCGTCGTGCACGCGGAACTCGCCCTCGGCCTCGGCCTGATCAGCGGGTTCCTGACCCCGGTCGCGCTGGTCGGCGGACTGCTGCTCAATCTGCTCTACCTGGTGCTGATGATCCACGACTGGGCGGAGCAGGGGCAGAACGCCATGATGGCCCTGATCTCCCTCGTCGCCCTTTTCGCCATGTCCTGGCAGGTGTGGTCGCTCGACGACGCGATCGGACTGTTCTGA